Within the Streptomyces vilmorinianum genome, the region GACTCCCCGGACCCCTGGTTCGCCGCACTGACCGCCCAGCAGCACGAGCACCTGGCCCGGCTCCGCACCGGCCACGACGGAGCCGTGCACGCCCTCCCGCACCTCGGCCGGGATCCGCGCGGCCCCGAGGACCTCGCCCTGCTCGCGGTCGACGCGAAGGCCGCGCCCGCCGAGGCCCCCGCCTGGACCGTCGAGGACCGCCGGGCCGAGGACGGCATCCTCGTGTGGCACATCCCGCTGCCCGGCGCCGTCAAGGAGGAGCTCTCCCTCGTCCGCCGCGGGGACGAACTCCTTCTCACCGTCGGCCCGTTCCGCCGCAACGTCCCGCTGCCGCCCGCCCTGCGCCGCTGCACGGTCGCCGGCGCCGGTCTCGTGGACGGCGATCTGCGGGTCCGCTTCGCACCGGACGCCGGTCTTTGGCCGAAGACCCCGTGACGACGTGTACCGTCGACGGTATAAGCCGTAAGGAGTACGCCATGAGCGATTCGGACGCCTGGGCCAAGGCGTGCGCCGAGGACCTGGAGGCCGAGAAGGCCCGCCGCCGCGCCGCCGCCGGCGCGGAGCCCGGCTCGGCCGCCGAGGAGTTCCGCAAGCTCTTCGACGCCGTCGCCGACAAGGTCTCCACGCTGCGGAACCCGCTGATGGGCATGGCCGCCCAGGGAACCGTGCAGCAGTTCGTCAACCAGGCGAAGGCCGCCGTCGAGCCGATCATCGAGCGCAACCCGCAGGTCTTCGACCATCTCGCGGCCGCGGGCAACGAGCTCCTCGCCGCGTACCGCTCGGCCGTCGAGACCCACGAGACGCGCTGGACGCGCGACGAGCCGGGCGACCCGCGCGCCGAGGCCTCCGAGGACCGCGACCAGGAGCCCCCGAAGGACCCCCCGAAGGACCCCCGCCGGGACGACGACGGACCCGGGACCGGGCAGCACATCGACCTGGACTGACCAGGAGAGGCGCACCCCTCGGGTACGGTTGGCCTTAGCGGGGCTCGACCGAAAACTGAGGGACACATGGGACTCACCATCGGCGTCGACATCGGCGGCACGAAGATCGCGGCCGGCGTGGTCGACGAGGAGGGCAACATCCTCGACACGCACACGGTGCCCACCCCGCCGACCCCCGAAGGCATCGTCGACGCGATCTGCGCCGCGGTCTCCGAGGCCGGCAAGGGCCATCAGATCGAGGCTGTCGGCATCGGTGCCGCGGGCTATGTCGACGACAAGCGCGCCACCGTCCTCTTCGCGCCGAACATCGACTGGCGGCACGAGCCGCTGAAGGACAAGGTCGAGCAGCGGGTCGGCCTGCCGGTCGTCGTCGAGAACGACGCGAACGCGGCGGCCTGGGGCGAGTACAAGTTCGGCGCGGGGCAGGGCCACGAGGACGTCATCTGCATCACGCTCGGCACCGGCCTCGGCGGCGGCATCATCATCGGCAACAAGCTGCGCCGCGGACGCTTCGGCGTGGCCGCGGAGTTCGGGCACATCCGGGTCGTCCCGGACGGCCTGCTGTGCGGCTGCGGCAGCCAGGGCTGCTGGGAGCAGTACGCCTCCGGGCGCGCCCTCGTCCGGTACGCGAAGCAGCGCGCCCAGGCGACCCCGGAGAACGCGAAGGTCCTCCTCGGCCTCGGCGACGGCACCGCGGAGGGCATCCAGGGCAAGCACATCAGCGACGCCGCCCGGCAGGGCGACCCGGTGGCCATCGACTCGTTCCGCGAGCTGGCCCGCTGGGCCGGCGCCGGTCTGGCCGACCTCGCCTCGCTCTTCGACCCCTCGGCGTTCATCGTCGGCGGTGGCGTCTCCGACGAGGGCGACCTCGTCCTCGACCCGATCCGCAAGTCCTTCCGCCGCTGGCTCGTCGGCGGCCAGTGGCGCCCGCACGCCCAGGTCCTCGCGGCCCAGCTCGGCAACAAGGCCGGTCTGGTCGGCGCGGCGGACCTGGCCCGCCAGGGCTGACGCCCGCGCCTCGTCCGTACGACACGGAACGCCGTCCCGCCCGTCGCGCCCTCTGGGGCCCGACGGGCGGTTGTCGTATGTTGCTGCGCATGGCGATCACCGCGCTGCCCAACTCCCGCACCGAGGCGGACGGTTCGGCCGTCGTCCGGGTGCTCAGCTACAACGTCCGCTCGCTGCGGGACGACGAGGACGCCCTCGCCCGGGTCATCCGGGCCTGCGCGCCCGATCTCGTCTTCGTCCAGGAGGCGCCGCGCTTCTTCCGCTGGCGCAAGCACGCCGCCCGGCTCGCCGCCAAGAGCGAGCTCGTCGTGCTCAGCGGCGGCGCCACGGCCGCCGGGCCGCTGCTGATGTGCTCGCTGCGGGCCACCGTGGAACACACCGAGGACGTCCTGCTGCCGCTCACCCCGGGCCTGCACCGGCGCGGCTTCGCGACCGCCGTCGTACGGTTCGCCGGCGCCCGGGTCGGGCTGATCAGCTGTCACCTCAGCCTGCAGAAGGACGAGCGGTACGCCCAGGCCGGGATGCTCCTCGACCGGGTCGCCGCCATGGGCACCCCGCACACGATCGTGGCCGGTGACCTCAACGAGCGACCCGACGGGCGGGCCTTCACCCGCCTGGCGAAGGAGCTCCAGGACGGCTGGGCGGTCAGCCCCTGGGGCGGCGAGTACACCTCGACGCCCACCGACCCGCACCAGCGCATCGACGCGATCCTGGCCACCGAGGGCGTGGAGTTCCTGGGCTGTGGCGTGCCCACGGACCTCGACCCGGCCGACCTCAAGGCGGCGACGGACCACCTGCCGGTCCTCGCGGCGGTACGGATCCCGGCGGCCTGACCCACACGGTCGGCGGACGGAGTCCGCCGCAGCCGGCCGAAGCCCGGGAGGCGCCCCGGCGCCGAGCGGTGCGAGCGCCGGCGTCGGAGGATTCGGCTTCCAGCGGCCTGAGGCGCGAGGCCGGTGGTCCGACGCGCCGGTCAGACCACCGCGCCGCGGCCCGGGTCGTCGTAGCCGTCATCGTCGTCGTCGTGCTTCATCCGGGCCACCAGTGTCGCGAAACCGCCCAGGAAGCCGCCGATGCACAGCGTCGTCAGCCACCACGTCATGTCCCACTGGAGCAGCACCGCGATCAGCATCAGCACCGGGCCGCCCACCACGCCCAGCCACGCGAACTTCGTCGTCGCGTCCGCCTCCGGCAGCGGCGGCGGCTCCGGCGGGACGAAGTGGCCCTCGCCGTCGTCGTCGCCCTTCCTGCCGGGCTTCTTCTCGCCGGGCTCGTCGTCGGGGTCGGCGAGCTGGTAGTCCCGAGGGCCGCCGCCCACGCTCACTCCGGGCGCGAAGACGATCGAGCTGCCCAGCGCGGGCTTCGCGGGCCCCTCGTCCCCGTCCTCGTCCTCCTCGCCGTCACCGTCCTCGTCGGCCGCCGCCTCCGGGCGGGCGGAGTCGTCCGAGTCGTCGTCCGAGTCGTCGTCCGACTCGTCCACCGGCTCCGGGAGCGCCAGATCCTCCACCGACCTGAAGGGCCTGGCCCCCGGAGGGTCCGCCGGCTCCTGGCCGTACCCGGCGACGATGGCCGCCCATGCGGCCTCCTCGTCGATGGGCTGCGGCTCGCGCTCCCCGTCGTGCTGCTCAGCCACCGCTCGTGCTCCCCTTCTCACCGACGCCTTCCGGAGCGAGCCGGCCGACGAAGGCCCAGCTCTCCTCGAAGATCCGCTCCGCGTCGTGGTCCAACGTCGCCACGTGGTAGCTCTGTTCCAGCAGGATCTCCGTCACGTCCGTCGAGGAGATCCGGCTCAGGATCCGCGCCGAGTCGGCCGGCGGGACCACGTGGTCCCGCGGGCTGTGCAGCACGACCACCGGCTGCGTGACCTGCGGCAGCTCCGCGTCCACGACCCGGAAGAACTGACGCAGCGAGTGCGCCGCGTGCAGCGGCACCTTGTCGTAGCCGATCTCCGCCGAGCCCTCCTTGGCGATGTCGCTGGCGATGCCGTTCGTCGTGCGCACGAAGTGGCGGACCACCGGCAGCGCGTGCGCGGCGAGGCCGTGCACCTTGTTGCCCGGGTTCACCAGGACGAGACCCCGTACGGCATCCCCGTGCC harbors:
- a CDS encoding DUF5304 domain-containing protein, whose amino-acid sequence is MSDSDAWAKACAEDLEAEKARRRAAAGAEPGSAAEEFRKLFDAVADKVSTLRNPLMGMAAQGTVQQFVNQAKAAVEPIIERNPQVFDHLAAAGNELLAAYRSAVETHETRWTRDEPGDPRAEASEDRDQEPPKDPPKDPRRDDDGPGTGQHIDLD
- a CDS encoding ROK family glucokinase gives rise to the protein MGLTIGVDIGGTKIAAGVVDEEGNILDTHTVPTPPTPEGIVDAICAAVSEAGKGHQIEAVGIGAAGYVDDKRATVLFAPNIDWRHEPLKDKVEQRVGLPVVVENDANAAAWGEYKFGAGQGHEDVICITLGTGLGGGIIIGNKLRRGRFGVAAEFGHIRVVPDGLLCGCGSQGCWEQYASGRALVRYAKQRAQATPENAKVLLGLGDGTAEGIQGKHISDAARQGDPVAIDSFRELARWAGAGLADLASLFDPSAFIVGGGVSDEGDLVLDPIRKSFRRWLVGGQWRPHAQVLAAQLGNKAGLVGAADLARQG
- a CDS encoding endonuclease/exonuclease/phosphatase family protein; amino-acid sequence: MAITALPNSRTEADGSAVVRVLSYNVRSLRDDEDALARVIRACAPDLVFVQEAPRFFRWRKHAARLAAKSELVVLSGGATAAGPLLMCSLRATVEHTEDVLLPLTPGLHRRGFATAVVRFAGARVGLISCHLSLQKDERYAQAGMLLDRVAAMGTPHTIVAGDLNERPDGRAFTRLAKELQDGWAVSPWGGEYTSTPTDPHQRIDAILATEGVEFLGCGVPTDLDPADLKAATDHLPVLAAVRIPAA
- a CDS encoding alpha/beta hydrolase; protein product: MPVLPGAEPYRHEGGKVGVLLCHGFTGSPQSLRPWAEYLAERGLTVSLPLLPGHGTRWEDLQLTSWQDWYAEVDRALRELLATCEEVFVFGLSMGGALSLRLAARHGDAVRGLVLVNPGNKVHGLAAHALPVVRHFVRTTNGIASDIAKEGSAEIGYDKVPLHAAHSLRQFFRVVDAELPQVTQPVVVLHSPRDHVVPPADSARILSRISSTDVTEILLEQSYHVATLDHDAERIFEESWAFVGRLAPEGVGEKGSTSGG